A region of Clarias gariepinus isolate MV-2021 ecotype Netherlands chromosome 25, CGAR_prim_01v2, whole genome shotgun sequence DNA encodes the following proteins:
- the sf3a2 gene encoding splicing factor 3A subunit 2 translates to MDFQHRAGGKTGSGGVASASESNRDRRERLRQLALETIDINKDPYFMKNHLGSYECKLCLTLHNNEGSYLAHTQGKKHQTNLARRAAKEAKEAPAQPAPEKVKVEVKKFVKIGRPGYKVTKQRDPETGQQSLLFQIDYPEIAEGIGPRHRFMSAYEQRIEPPDRRWQYLLLAAEPYETIAFKVPSREIDKSESRFWTHWNRETKQFFLQFHFKMEKLMPPPGGQAPPVTIKRPPPLMTGLGGQPHADTMPPPPPGGIPGMPPPPPSGPPQMHASGLPPPGALPPHLRPPLPADGPGGIPPSPNN, encoded by the exons ATGGACTTCCAGCACAGGGCCGGTGGAAAGACCGGCAGTGGAGGGGTGGCTTCGGCCTCCGAGAGCAACCGGGACCGGCGAGAACGTCTGCGCCAGCTTGCTTTAGAAACCATAGACATTAACAAGGACCCATATTTTATGAAGAACCATTTGGGCTCTTACGAATGCAAGCTGTGTCTCACACTTCATAATAATGAG gggAGTTATCTGGCTCACACACAAGGAAAGAAGCACCAGACTAATTT AGCACGGAGAGCAGCTAAAGAGGCCAAAGAGGCTCCGGCCCAACCAGCACCCGAAAAAGTAAAGGTGGAAGTCAAGAAGTTTGTAAAGATCGGACGACCAGGTTACAAAG TAACGAAACAGAGGGATCCAGAGACCGGACAGCAGAGTCTGCTCTTTCAG ATTGACTATCCTGAGATTGCAGAGGGGATTGGACCTAGACATCGCTTCATGTCTGCATATGAGCAGCGCATTGAGCCTCCAGATCGTCGCTGGCAGTATCTGCTCCTGGCAGCCGAGCCTTACGAAACTATTGCATTTAAG GTCCCGAGCAGAGAGATAGACAAATCAGAAAGTCGCTTCTGGACTCACTGGAACAGAGAAACGAAACAA TTTTTCCTTCAGTTCCATTTCAAAATGGAGAAGCTTATGCCTCCGCCTGGCGGACAGGCGCCTCCTGTCACCATCAAGCGCCCACCTCCTCTGATGACCGGCCTCGGTGGTCAACCACACGCCGACACCATGCCCCCGCCGCCACCCGGAGGAATTCCGGGGATGCCCCCTCCTCCACCCAGTGGCCCTCCACAGATGCATGCCTCTGGCTTGCCTCCTCCTGGTGCTCTGCCGCCTCATCTGCGCCCACCGTTACCTGCTGATGGACCAGGAGGAATTCCTCCTTCACCAAACAACTGA